The Priestia megaterium NBRC 15308 = ATCC 14581 region GCAAATTCTATCCGTAAAAGACGAAAATGAAGCCGTTGTTTCCCTTTTGCTTTCTGATATTAAATCCATTCATTAGTATGTAAAATTAAGGAGGAATTACCATGTGGAAAGATAATAAGCAAGCGCTTACAGATTTTGTGTCGGAAGATCGATTTGAACTGAACTTATATTTAACGTATTTGCTTGATCAAATTTCGTATGACACGTCTAAACAATCTCCTTTTCTTCGTAAGCCTAATGAAACAACTAGTTAATATAGAAAAAAGCGCACAAATTTGTGCGCTTTTTTTAATGTGATGGCTCTACTTCAACAATGCCTTCTTCTGGTTTTTCTTCAGCTTTTTTATTTGAAAGCTTGATCTGCCTTAAGAACAATGTGCATACCGCTCCTAAAATAATAAAAGCTAAGCCCATGAAAAAGACGCTGTGCAATGCGCTCATTAGCGAGGTCTTCAAAATTGGCACAATGCTGTCTGAAAGCGCAGCTGGAATACTCTTTAGCGCCTCAGGGCTAAACAGCATCTGCAGCACACTTTCAGGATTCGTATCAATCGCTTTTTTAAACCCGTCTGCAAAAGCACTTGCTTGAGCAGGCAATGTGTTTAAATATGGAACGAGTTTGTCAGTAAGAAGCGTACCTGATTTTGCATTCATTACTGCTCCTAAGATCGTAATACCGAACGTTCCTCCAATTGAACGGAAAAATTGACTTGATGATGTAACCACACCGAGCTCTTCTTTTGAAAAGCTCTCTTGAAGAGCAAGTGTTAAAATTGGCATTACAAGACCCATTCCTAAACCGATTATGGCCATATAAGAAGTGGCAACAAGTTTGCTAGTATGAAGGTCTAATGTTGTTAACAAGAAGAACCCTCCTGCCATAATGAGCATACCCGTAACAATTTGAGGCTTGATTCCAACTTTATAAACAAGCTGCCCTCCAATAATACTTGTTACAATCATTGAAATCATCATCGGTGTCATAATGGTACCGGATTCCGAGGCGCTGACTCCAACGATTCCTTGCATAAAGAACGGAACAAACGTAATGGCTCCGAACATGCCGATGCTCATAAAAAAGCCAATGATATTTAAAAGCGTAAACGTTCGGTTCTTAAATAAATACATCGGAAGAATCGGCTCTTTCGCTTTCGTTTCCACAATGATAAAGCTTATGACCCCAACAACAGCAAGTGTAAATAGACTAATAATTTGCCATGAGTTCCAGTCGTAGTCTTTTCCTCCAAAGCTCAGGGCAAGAAGCAAGCTCACTACTCCGATAACCATTGTCAACATACCGGCTACATCAAATTTAACAGGTCCCGTATGTTTCTTTCCTTGAAGTCCCAGTGCAATAAAAACGGTAGCGAGTATCCCTACCGGCAAGTTGATGTAAAACACCCATTTCCAGTTCAGTGAATCAACAATCCATCCGCCAATTTGTGGACCGATGACAGAAGCAAGACCGTAAATTCCTCCGAATACTCCTTGAAATTTTGCTCGTGCTTTTCCTGTAAATAAATCACCGATTACAATCATTGCCATCGGCATCATAACGCCGCCGCCAATTCCTTGTAATGCACGGAATAAAATAAGCTCTGTCATGTTATTTGCCATTCCACATAGAGCAGAAGCGACCATAAAAATAATAAGTCCTGTAACATAAATTACTCTGCGTCCTACTAAATCAGCGAGTTTCCCTGCAATCGGAACAACCGTTGTCGACGTTAATAAATAGGCTGTTGTCAGCCATGTCATCATGCTCAATCCACCAAGGTCTCCTACAATTCTTGGCATAGCTGTTCCGACAATGGTTCCATCAAGTGCAGAAAAGAACATCGCAATAATTAACCCAATTAATAAGAGCGTGCGCTTTGAATTTTTTTGATTTTCCATCGTGTGTCTCTCCTCTTTTTTGTTACTGCTGCTTATCTTTATAAGAAGCAGCTGACGTTGCAAGTTTTTTCGTAATAGAAGCCATCATAGAAAGCTCTTCTTCTGTTAAATGCAAAAGGTAGCGGTCCATAATGGCTTTTCGACCATTCAGCACATCTTCAAGCTTGCGATGCCCAAACTCCGTTAAGGTAATATCAACGACTCGTCTGTCCTCTTTATTATGTTCTCTTACAACAAAATTGTGTTGTTCGAGACGATCCACTAAAAGAGTCACGGCGCTCGGTTTGACATCCATTAGCTCTGCAATTTGAGAAACCTTACTGCTCCCTACTTTCTTTAAATAAGAAAGAACAAATAATTGCGTAGGAGTCATCTCATGCTCATTTAGACTCTCCATTATTTCAGGCTGCATTTTTTCAAATAGCACTTGAAGCGATGAACGAATCTCTCCAAGATACTGATTGCTTTTTGTCACATCTATTCCTCCAGGCTTGCTTATTTATTTCATGTTATAAATAGTTAATGCTAATTAAATATAAATGCATATAAACTAAAAGTCAATTATTTCTTTTTTAGTATTGACCCTTACGCTGCGTTATATTTTATAGTAGATTTTAGAAGGGAGATGAAAGAATGAACAGAAAAGTAAAAGAGGTTGCTGACTTAGTAGGAATCAGCGTCCGCACGCTGCATCACTATGACGAAATCGGGCTATTAAAACCTGATGCCGTTAGTGAAT contains the following coding sequences:
- a CDS encoding MDR family MFS transporter, which gives rise to MENQKNSKRTLLLIGLIIAMFFSALDGTIVGTAMPRIVGDLGGLSMMTWLTTAYLLTSTTVVPIAGKLADLVGRRVIYVTGLIIFMVASALCGMANNMTELILFRALQGIGGGVMMPMAMIVIGDLFTGKARAKFQGVFGGIYGLASVIGPQIGGWIVDSLNWKWVFYINLPVGILATVFIALGLQGKKHTGPVKFDVAGMLTMVIGVVSLLLALSFGGKDYDWNSWQIISLFTLAVVGVISFIIVETKAKEPILPMYLFKNRTFTLLNIIGFFMSIGMFGAITFVPFFMQGIVGVSASESGTIMTPMMISMIVTSIIGGQLVYKVGIKPQIVTGMLIMAGGFFLLTTLDLHTSKLVATSYMAIIGLGMGLVMPILTLALQESFSKEELGVVTSSSQFFRSIGGTFGITILGAVMNAKSGTLLTDKLVPYLNTLPAQASAFADGFKKAIDTNPESVLQMLFSPEALKSIPAALSDSIVPILKTSLMSALHSVFFMGLAFIILGAVCTLFLRQIKLSNKKAEEKPEEGIVEVEPSH
- a CDS encoding MarR family winged helix-turn-helix transcriptional regulator, whose product is MTKSNQYLGEIRSSLQVLFEKMQPEIMESLNEHEMTPTQLFVLSYLKKVGSSKVSQIAELMDVKPSAVTLLVDRLEQHNFVVREHNKEDRRVVDITLTEFGHRKLEDVLNGRKAIMDRYLLHLTEEELSMMASITKKLATSAASYKDKQQ